One segment of Bradyrhizobium sp. CB2312 DNA contains the following:
- a CDS encoding disulfide bond formation protein B — protein sequence MTTQSAAIAAFRQDSAGPALTASVLVTLIATVTIAGAWFFQLVLEILPCPLCLEQRYAYYLAIPLGALTALAARSGAPRPLLLAGLAILALATLANAGLGTYHSGVEWGFWQGPTDCSGPVVNLGSAADLLSKLDTVKVVRCDEVQWRFLGLSLAGYNVLISLLMAAIAAWGFVRTAKRA from the coding sequence GTGACGACCCAGAGTGCCGCAATAGCTGCGTTCAGGCAGGACAGCGCTGGTCCCGCGCTGACCGCCTCGGTGCTGGTCACCTTGATCGCGACGGTGACCATCGCAGGCGCCTGGTTCTTCCAGCTCGTGCTGGAGATCCTGCCCTGTCCGCTGTGCCTGGAGCAGCGCTACGCCTACTACCTCGCGATCCCGCTCGGCGCGCTGACGGCGCTTGCGGCGCGGAGCGGTGCGCCGCGGCCGCTGCTGCTCGCAGGGCTCGCCATCCTCGCGCTGGCGACGCTCGCCAATGCCGGGCTCGGCACCTATCACTCCGGCGTCGAATGGGGCTTTTGGCAGGGACCGACCGACTGCTCCGGTCCGGTGGTCAATCTCGGCAGCGCCGCCGATCTGCTGTCGAAGCTCGACACCGTGAAGGTGGTGCGCTGCGACGAGGTGCAGTGGCGCTTCCTCGGCCTTTCGCTCGCCGGCTACAACGTGCTGATCTCGCTCTTGATGGCTGCGATCGCCGCATGGGGATTTGTGCGGACGGCGAAGCGCGCGTAG
- a CDS encoding AbrB family transcriptional regulator, whose amino-acid sequence MKQITTSLPFEWPSRAKLLSTAETLVIGTAGGLVFLLAGLPGGLISGSMIAVGIAAIAGRQLSLPPILTQTVLVLLGISLGSVVSRHLIQQVSAYPFTIGLLALATFCSTFGSSYYLQRIHGWDRTSAFLAGSPGALSQITILAVERGADLPGIAVVQTMRVIILTAALPMVLAIAGVAPSAAPTLTTTIASPLDLVELVAASLAAALLLRLIKFPASWMFGAMIASSVLHGAGWVEGGLPNWVRGVALIGIGALIGSRFARMRIKTLAGHINAALGSFTVAIAVSAIFVGIVALTTQVKFSDVVVAFAPGAMDAMLALALTLHIDPIFVGAHHLSRFVFVTIATPGIVHLFGRTQDDVDD is encoded by the coding sequence GTGAAGCAAATCACCACCTCCCTGCCGTTCGAATGGCCGAGCCGTGCCAAGCTCTTGAGCACGGCGGAGACGCTCGTCATCGGCACCGCCGGCGGCCTCGTGTTTCTGCTCGCCGGCCTTCCCGGCGGGCTGATCTCGGGCTCGATGATCGCGGTCGGCATCGCCGCGATCGCCGGCCGCCAGCTGTCCCTGCCGCCCATCCTGACCCAGACGGTCCTCGTGCTGCTCGGCATCTCGCTGGGCTCGGTGGTCTCGCGCCATCTGATCCAGCAGGTCAGTGCCTATCCCTTCACCATCGGGCTGCTCGCGCTCGCCACCTTCTGCTCCACCTTCGGCTCGAGTTACTACCTCCAGCGCATCCACGGCTGGGACCGCACCTCGGCCTTCCTCGCCGGCAGCCCCGGCGCGCTGTCGCAGATCACGATTTTGGCGGTCGAGCGCGGCGCCGACCTGCCGGGCATCGCCGTGGTGCAGACCATGCGCGTCATCATCCTCACGGCGGCGCTGCCGATGGTGCTGGCGATCGCGGGCGTCGCGCCCTCCGCGGCGCCGACGCTGACGACGACGATCGCCTCGCCGCTCGACCTCGTCGAGCTGGTTGCGGCCTCGCTGGCCGCCGCGCTGCTGCTGCGGCTGATCAAGTTTCCGGCGAGCTGGATGTTCGGCGCGATGATCGCCTCCAGCGTGCTGCACGGCGCGGGCTGGGTCGAGGGCGGCCTGCCGAACTGGGTGCGCGGCGTGGCGCTGATCGGCATCGGCGCGCTGATCGGCAGCCGCTTCGCGCGGATGCGGATCAAGACGCTGGCCGGCCACATCAACGCGGCGCTCGGCTCATTTACTGTGGCGATCGCCGTCTCCGCGATCTTCGTCGGCATCGTCGCGCTCACCACGCAGGTGAAGTTCTCGGACGTCGTCGTCGCCTTCGCGCCGGGCGCGATGGACGCGATGCTGGCGCTGGCGCTCACCCTGCACATCGACCCGATCTTCGTCGGCGCCCATCACCTCTCGCGCTTCGTGTTCGTCACGATCGCAACCCCGGGCATCGTGCACCTGTTCGGCCGCACGCAGGACGACGTGGATGATTGA
- a CDS encoding PsiF family protein codes for MTFTSRLAVVALASLLASGTAFAQTAAPAAKTDAKTEAAATDKKAPKERSAESLECSKQADAKGLHGKERKKFRSECIKTAKAGTAAPAAEKK; via the coding sequence ATGACCTTCACGTCCCGCCTCGCCGTCGTCGCTCTCGCCTCCCTGCTGGCTTCCGGCACCGCGTTCGCACAGACCGCCGCGCCGGCCGCCAAGACCGATGCCAAGACTGAAGCCGCCGCCACCGACAAGAAGGCGCCGAAGGAGCGCTCGGCCGAGTCGCTGGAATGCTCCAAGCAAGCCGATGCCAAGGGCCTGCACGGCAAGGAGCGCAAGAAATTCCGCTCCGAATGTATCAAGACCGCGAAGGCCGGCACCGCCGCCCCCGCCGCCGAAAAGAAGTAA
- a CDS encoding TetR/AcrR family transcriptional regulator has translation MSDGKGDVWVEAGFAELARSGVEGVRVEVLAKNLGVTKGGFYRRFADRAALLDLMLERWREGREASIAQQTSLDGEAPRERLRAVIQLYSERLNPEGMAIELAIRQWARSDENAAAAVASVDAVRLKHVAELYRATGLAAEEAEAQAFLFYCFIFGQSLLFVERGPRKRSQLVAKSAEKLLD, from the coding sequence ATGAGCGACGGCAAGGGCGACGTCTGGGTCGAGGCAGGGTTTGCCGAGCTCGCCCGCTCGGGGGTCGAGGGTGTCAGGGTCGAGGTGCTCGCCAAGAATCTCGGCGTCACCAAGGGCGGCTTCTACCGCCGCTTCGCCGACCGCGCCGCGCTGCTCGATCTCATGCTGGAACGCTGGCGCGAGGGACGCGAGGCCTCGATCGCGCAGCAGACCAGCCTCGACGGCGAGGCGCCGCGCGAGCGGCTGAGGGCGGTGATCCAGCTCTATTCCGAGCGTCTCAATCCGGAGGGCATGGCGATCGAGCTTGCGATCCGGCAATGGGCCCGCTCGGACGAGAATGCGGCGGCGGCGGTGGCGAGCGTGGATGCGGTGCGGCTGAAGCACGTCGCCGAGCTCTATCGCGCGACCGGCCTTGCGGCCGAAGAAGCCGAGGCGCAAGCTTTCCTGTTCTACTGCTTCATCTTCGGCCAGAGCCTCCTGTTCGTCGAGCGCGGCCCGCGCAAGCGGTCGCAGCTGGTGGCGAAATCGGCGGAGAAGCTGCTGGATTAG
- a CDS encoding acyl-CoA thioesterase codes for MEQEATYRGTVYPWQCDHVGHMNIMWYVGKFDEANWNLFARLGLTPSYLRSSGRGMAAVQQNITYRRELLAGDIVEIRSHLLEVRDKSIRFRHDMTNAETGEIAATCEITGVHMDRGLRKSTQFADAIRAVALKHLAEPVGV; via the coding sequence ATGGAGCAGGAGGCGACCTATCGCGGCACGGTGTATCCGTGGCAATGCGATCACGTCGGCCACATGAACATCATGTGGTATGTCGGCAAGTTCGACGAAGCCAACTGGAATCTGTTCGCCCGCCTCGGGCTGACGCCGAGCTACCTGCGCTCCTCCGGCCGCGGCATGGCGGCCGTGCAGCAGAACATCACCTACAGGCGCGAGCTGCTTGCCGGCGACATCGTCGAGATCCGCAGCCACTTGCTCGAAGTCCGCGACAAGTCGATCCGCTTCCGACACGACATGACGAATGCCGAGACCGGCGAGATCGCCGCAACTTGCGAGATCACGGGTGTGCACATGGACCGTGGGCTGCGCAAGTCAACGCAGTTCGCAGACGCGATCCGGGCGGTCGCTTTGAAGCATCTCGCCGAACCGGTCGGGGTCTGA
- a CDS encoding PaaI family thioesterase, whose protein sequence is MAAFEPKNPGYRAATIAMFEGQPAMHTLGIAIVRLAPGEVELAMLHSPAFTQQNGFIHAGIITAGLDNACGVAAFTLMPGEADILTVEFKTTLLAPARGTRFVFKAEVVKSGRTLTFCEAKAFAEHEGKTTLIATMTGTLMAMLPRVAA, encoded by the coding sequence ATGGCCGCATTCGAGCCGAAAAACCCGGGCTATCGCGCGGCGACCATTGCCATGTTCGAGGGCCAACCGGCGATGCACACGCTCGGCATCGCGATCGTACGTCTCGCGCCGGGCGAGGTCGAGCTGGCAATGCTGCATTCGCCCGCATTCACGCAGCAGAACGGCTTTATCCATGCCGGCATCATCACCGCAGGCCTCGACAACGCCTGTGGCGTTGCCGCCTTCACCCTGATGCCGGGCGAGGCGGATATCCTGACCGTCGAGTTCAAGACCACGCTGCTCGCGCCCGCCCGCGGCACGCGCTTCGTCTTCAAGGCCGAGGTGGTCAAGTCCGGCCGCACGCTGACCTTCTGCGAGGCCAAAGCCTTTGCCGAGCACGAGGGCAAGACCACGCTGATCGCCACCATGACCGGGACGTTGATGGCGATGCTGCCGCGCGTGGCGGCCTAG
- a CDS encoding DsbA family protein: MTGFGKKGLVATRRTALTLIGAGALAAGGITSALAATDDDEVLTETKVLRDPDTPVAGNPDGNITIVEWSDYNCPYCRKLEPELRQVVQDDGKVRLVMKDWPILGPVSVTAARIALAAKFQDRYHQSHDAMMGVSSRLTEPRINELLAAAGVDMDRLKRDLTDHAKDIDAILKRNNEQAEAFGFRGTPSFIVGKYRVPGVLSMNEFEQVIADARKAKMN; encoded by the coding sequence ATGACTGGATTTGGGAAGAAGGGCCTCGTGGCGACACGGCGCACCGCGTTGACGCTGATCGGGGCGGGCGCCCTTGCAGCGGGCGGGATCACCTCGGCGCTGGCGGCCACCGATGATGACGAGGTCCTGACCGAAACCAAGGTGCTGCGCGATCCCGACACGCCGGTCGCCGGCAATCCCGACGGCAACATCACCATCGTCGAATGGTCCGACTACAATTGTCCCTATTGCCGCAAGCTCGAGCCCGAACTGCGCCAGGTGGTCCAGGACGACGGCAAGGTGCGGCTGGTGATGAAGGACTGGCCGATCCTCGGGCCGGTCTCGGTCACCGCGGCGCGGATCGCGCTCGCGGCGAAATTCCAGGACAGGTACCACCAGTCGCATGACGCCATGATGGGGGTCAGCTCCCGCCTGACCGAGCCGCGCATCAACGAGCTGTTGGCCGCCGCCGGCGTCGACATGGACCGCCTCAAGCGCGATCTCACCGATCACGCCAAGGACATCGACGCCATCCTCAAGCGCAACAACGAGCAGGCGGAAGCTTTCGGTTTCCGCGGCACGCCGTCGTTCATCGTCGGCAAGTACCGCGTGCCCGGCGTGCTCAGCATGAACGAGTTCGAGCAGGTCATTGCCGACGCCCGCAAGGCCAAGATGAACTGA
- a CDS encoding phospholipase — protein sequence MSEAVIDDIVAVLPPLLNALEALGFFQRHLHPPAFASVMNAIGTPDEGLQAAHAAIGEWPEQFAGLRERLDRACTETLAAFAGIRDVERGNGDLVAVFRALRHVPRALEALYPLAVQFPPVSNFFLNAANRENGDLLARLEAGAGDDTGIFHDHNEPGSRGGFSVYVPEYYRPDRAIPLVMALHGGSGNGRGFLWSWLRDGRSLGAILVAPTATGPTWALMGEDSDTPNLMRILETVRSRWSIDASRLLLTGMSDGGTFCYVTGLDGASPFTHLAPVSATFHPLMAEMADATRLQGLPIFITHGKLDWMFPVQTARQTQAALSAAGANVTYREIDDLSHTYPREINAELVEWLNEG from the coding sequence ATGAGCGAGGCCGTGATCGACGACATCGTGGCCGTGCTGCCGCCGCTGCTCAATGCGCTGGAAGCGCTCGGCTTCTTCCAGCGGCATTTGCATCCGCCCGCCTTCGCCTCGGTGATGAATGCGATCGGCACGCCGGATGAGGGCCTGCAAGCGGCACACGCTGCGATCGGGGAGTGGCCGGAGCAGTTCGCGGGGCTGCGCGAGCGGCTCGATCGCGCCTGCACCGAGACGCTCGCTGCCTTTGCCGGCATCCGCGACGTCGAGCGCGGCAATGGCGATCTCGTCGCGGTCTTCCGTGCGCTGCGCCACGTCCCGCGCGCGCTGGAAGCGCTCTATCCGCTCGCGGTGCAGTTTCCGCCGGTGAGCAACTTCTTCCTCAACGCCGCCAATCGCGAGAATGGTGATCTGCTGGCGCGGCTCGAAGCCGGCGCGGGCGACGACACCGGCATCTTCCACGATCACAACGAGCCCGGTAGCCGCGGCGGCTTCTCGGTCTATGTGCCCGAATATTACAGGCCCGATCGCGCCATCCCGCTGGTAATGGCGCTGCACGGCGGCAGCGGCAATGGCCGCGGTTTTCTCTGGAGCTGGCTGCGCGACGGCCGCAGCCTCGGCGCGATCCTGGTGGCGCCGACCGCGACCGGCCCGACCTGGGCGCTGATGGGCGAGGATTCCGACACGCCGAACCTGATGCGCATCCTCGAGACCGTACGCAGCCGCTGGAGCATCGATGCCTCGCGCCTGCTGCTGACCGGCATGAGCGACGGCGGCACCTTCTGCTACGTCACCGGCCTCGACGGCGCTTCGCCCTTCACACATCTCGCGCCGGTGTCGGCGACGTTCCATCCGCTGATGGCGGAGATGGCGGATGCCACGCGCCTGCAAGGCCTGCCCATCTTCATCACCCACGGCAAGCTCGACTGGATGTTTCCGGTGCAGACGGCCCGCCAGACGCAAGCTGCGCTCTCGGCGGCGGGCGCCAACGTTACGTACCGCGAGATCGACGATCTCAGCCACACCTATCCGCGCGAGATCAATGCCGAGCTGGTGGAATGGCTGAATGAAGGATGA
- a CDS encoding S1C family serine protease has translation MSTLTEWRVPPANQPRASDYGFDLDRALGSVVGLHAIIPPDAFSAETLGTERAGNGVVIDNGLVLTIGYLITEAESVWLHLADGRVVEGHVLGFDTVTGFGLVQALGDLDVEPLPLGSSADTRIGDRVVVGGAGGRTRSVASQIVAKQEFAGYWEYLLDEAVFTYPAHPNWGGTALLNERGELIGIGSLQLEREREGKAEHVNMIVPIDLLKPILEDLRKFGRVNKPARPWLGLYSTEIDNRVVVIGISANGPAARAELKTGDVILAVDGEKVRSQTGFYRKMWALGAAGVDIPLTVHHEGVTFDVTVTSTDRFKLLKAPKLH, from the coding sequence ATGTCCACCCTGACCGAATGGAGAGTGCCGCCGGCCAATCAGCCGCGTGCGAGCGACTACGGCTTCGATCTCGACCGCGCGCTCGGCTCCGTCGTCGGCCTGCACGCCATCATCCCGCCGGACGCTTTCAGCGCCGAAACATTGGGCACCGAACGCGCCGGCAACGGCGTCGTGATCGACAACGGGTTGGTGCTGACCATCGGCTATCTCATCACCGAGGCGGAATCGGTGTGGCTGCACCTCGCCGACGGGCGCGTTGTCGAAGGGCATGTGCTCGGCTTCGATACCGTCACCGGCTTCGGCCTCGTGCAGGCGCTCGGCGATCTCGACGTCGAGCCCCTGCCGCTCGGCAGTTCGGCGGACACCCGCATCGGCGACCGCGTCGTGGTCGGCGGCGCCGGCGGCCGCACGCGCTCGGTCGCGAGCCAGATCGTGGCCAAGCAGGAATTCGCTGGCTATTGGGAATATCTGCTGGACGAGGCCGTCTTCACCTATCCCGCGCACCCGAACTGGGGCGGCACGGCGCTGCTCAACGAGCGCGGCGAATTGATCGGCATCGGCTCGCTCCAGCTCGAACGCGAGCGCGAGGGCAAGGCCGAGCACGTCAATATGATCGTGCCGATCGATCTCTTGAAACCGATCCTCGAGGACTTGCGCAAGTTCGGCCGCGTCAACAAACCGGCACGGCCCTGGCTCGGGCTGTACTCGACCGAGATCGACAACCGCGTGGTGGTGATCGGGATTTCCGCCAACGGCCCGGCCGCGCGAGCCGAGCTCAAGACCGGTGACGTCATCCTCGCCGTCGACGGCGAGAAGGTCAGGAGCCAGACCGGCTTCTACAGGAAGATGTGGGCGCTCGGCGCCGCTGGCGTCGATATACCGCTCACCGTGCATCATGAAGGCGTCACCTTCGACGTCACGGTGACCTCGACCGACCGCTTCAAGCTCCTGAAGGCGCCGAAGCTGCATTGA
- a CDS encoding M20 family metallopeptidase — protein MDNRSDIWRGVDTIKGRFIDLSDKVWGMPEVCYTEARSAAEHLAELRHQGFRITENVAGIPTALMGEWGEGGPVIAFMGEYDALPGLSQEAGVAEHRPVETGGHGHGCGHNLLGSAALLAATAVKDWLAENKVPGRVRYYGCPAEEGGAAKAFMVRSGAFEDADIAITWHPHSFWEVAVTPSLANTRADFIFTGRTSHAAASPHLGRSALDAVELMNVGVNYMREHMPSDARVHYALLDTGGIAPNVVQAHARVRYSIRARDLPGMNELVGRVNKIAQGAALMTETKVEMKIISAVSNILPNAPLEQALHRVMEELGPPHFDDADKSFAGEIRATLSDKDIASVYYAIGMEPSDRPLADFLVPLDAKRNPLVGSTDVGDVSWVVPTVQVHAPTVAIGTPFHTWQVVAQGKSPHAHKAMVQAAKAMAGLGIKALTQPELIEAAKADLKKRTAKTPYVCPLPDHVAPPLDMSVV, from the coding sequence ATGGACAACCGCAGCGACATCTGGCGTGGCGTCGACACGATCAAGGGGCGTTTCATCGACCTCAGCGACAAGGTCTGGGGCATGCCCGAAGTCTGCTACACCGAGGCGCGGTCGGCCGCCGAGCATCTCGCCGAGCTGCGTCACCAGGGTTTCCGCATCACCGAGAACGTCGCGGGCATTCCGACCGCGCTGATGGGCGAGTGGGGCGAGGGCGGACCTGTGATCGCCTTCATGGGTGAATATGACGCGCTGCCCGGCCTCAGCCAGGAGGCTGGCGTTGCGGAACACCGTCCGGTCGAAACCGGCGGCCATGGTCATGGTTGCGGACACAACCTGCTCGGCTCCGCCGCGCTGCTCGCCGCGACCGCGGTCAAGGACTGGCTCGCCGAGAACAAGGTGCCGGGCCGCGTGCGCTATTACGGCTGCCCGGCGGAAGAGGGCGGCGCGGCCAAGGCCTTCATGGTGCGCTCCGGTGCCTTCGAGGACGCCGACATCGCCATCACCTGGCATCCGCACAGTTTCTGGGAAGTCGCGGTGACGCCGTCACTCGCCAACACCCGCGCCGACTTCATCTTCACCGGCCGCACCTCGCATGCGGCGGCTTCGCCCCATCTCGGCCGCTCCGCGCTCGATGCGGTGGAATTGATGAATGTCGGCGTGAACTACATGCGTGAGCACATGCCGAGCGACGCGCGCGTGCATTACGCGCTGCTCGACACCGGCGGCATCGCCCCCAACGTGGTGCAGGCCCATGCGCGCGTGCGTTATTCGATCCGCGCCCGCGACCTGCCAGGCATGAACGAGCTGGTCGGGCGCGTGAACAAGATTGCCCAGGGCGCAGCTCTGATGACCGAGACCAAGGTCGAGATGAAGATCATCTCGGCAGTTTCCAACATCCTGCCGAATGCGCCGCTGGAGCAGGCGCTGCATCGGGTGATGGAGGAGCTCGGGCCGCCGCATTTCGACGATGCGGACAAGAGCTTTGCCGGCGAGATCCGCGCGACGTTGAGCGACAAGGACATCGCGTCGGTTTATTACGCGATCGGCATGGAGCCGAGCGATCGGCCGCTGGCTGACTTCCTGGTGCCGCTCGATGCCAAGCGCAACCCGCTTGTAGGCTCGACTGATGTCGGTGACGTGAGCTGGGTGGTCCCGACCGTGCAGGTTCACGCACCGACGGTTGCAATCGGCACCCCGTTCCACACCTGGCAGGTGGTGGCGCAGGGCAAGAGCCCGCACGCCCACAAGGCCATGGTGCAGGCGGCCAAGGCGATGGCGGGCCTCGGCATCAAGGCGTTGACGCAGCCGGAACTGATCGAGGCCGCGAAAGCGGACCTCAAGAAGCGGACCGCCAAGACGCCCTATGTCTGCCCGCTGCCGGATCACGTCGCGCCACCGCTCGATATGTCCGTGGTGTAG
- a CDS encoding peptide ABC transporter substrate-binding protein yields the protein MLDKELRSMIGDVKDGRMDRRAFIKRMAAVGLTAPLANQILALGGVAMAEGPQVYKPTKRGGGGALKLLWWQGPTLLNPHFATGTKDQDGARLFYEPLACWDPDGNMKLVLAAEIPSVENGSLAADGKSVTWKLKPGVKWHDGKPFTADDVVFNWEYAKDLATSALTISTYRDITVEKVDDLTVRIVFNKPTPFWADAFVGAPNTIIPKHLFADYKGAKSREAPANLSPVGTGPYKFVEFKPGDLVRGQLNPDYHMPNRPYFDTVEMKGGGDAVSAARAVIQTGEYDFGWNIQVEDDVLLRLEKGGKGKTIYAVGGDTEFIALNFTDPNTEVDGERSSMKTKHPLFSDPAVRKALSLLVDRESVKKAIYGRAGRTTANFLNGPEKFVSKNTTWEFSIEKASKLLDDAGWKPGADGIREKDGKKLKLLYQTSINGPRQKTQAIIKQACQKAGIDVELKSVVASVFFSSDVANPDTYAHFYADLEMFQIPLSQPDPAQHMRRYLSTLVATKENKWQGTNFPRWVNKDYDATIEAAESEMDPVKRAALYIKANDLMYQDTVFIPVQHRLKVEAAANNLRPIISGWANETDNLHDWYREE from the coding sequence ATGCTGGATAAAGAACTGCGTTCGATGATCGGCGATGTGAAGGACGGGCGGATGGATCGCCGCGCCTTCATCAAGCGCATGGCCGCAGTCGGCCTCACCGCGCCCCTCGCCAACCAGATTCTCGCGCTCGGCGGCGTCGCCATGGCGGAAGGTCCGCAGGTCTACAAGCCGACCAAGCGCGGCGGCGGCGGTGCGCTGAAGCTGCTGTGGTGGCAGGGCCCGACCCTGCTCAACCCGCATTTCGCCACCGGGACCAAGGACCAGGACGGCGCGCGCCTGTTCTACGAGCCGCTCGCCTGCTGGGATCCCGACGGCAACATGAAGCTGGTGCTCGCCGCCGAGATCCCCTCGGTGGAGAACGGCAGCCTGGCCGCCGACGGCAAATCGGTGACCTGGAAGCTCAAGCCCGGCGTCAAGTGGCACGACGGCAAGCCATTCACCGCCGACGATGTCGTGTTCAACTGGGAATATGCCAAGGATCTCGCCACCTCGGCGCTGACCATTAGCACCTATCGCGACATCACGGTCGAGAAGGTGGACGATCTCACGGTCCGGATCGTCTTCAACAAGCCGACGCCGTTCTGGGCCGACGCCTTCGTCGGTGCGCCCAACACCATCATCCCCAAGCATCTTTTCGCCGACTACAAGGGAGCCAAGTCCCGCGAGGCGCCGGCCAACCTCTCGCCGGTCGGCACTGGCCCCTACAAGTTCGTCGAGTTCAAGCCGGGCGATCTCGTCCGCGGCCAGCTCAATCCCGACTACCACATGCCGAACCGGCCCTATTTCGACACGGTCGAGATGAAGGGTGGCGGCGACGCCGTCTCGGCGGCGCGCGCGGTGATCCAGACCGGCGAATATGATTTCGGCTGGAACATCCAGGTCGAGGACGACGTGCTGCTGCGGCTGGAGAAGGGCGGCAAGGGCAAGACCATCTACGCCGTGGGCGGCGACACCGAGTTCATCGCGCTCAACTTCACCGACCCCAACACCGAGGTCGACGGCGAGCGCTCGTCGATGAAGACCAAGCACCCGCTGTTCTCCGACCCCGCGGTGCGCAAGGCGCTGTCGCTGCTGGTCGATCGCGAATCCGTCAAGAAGGCGATCTACGGCCGCGCCGGCCGCACCACCGCCAACTTCCTCAACGGTCCGGAGAAGTTCGTTTCCAAGAACACCACCTGGGAGTTCAGCATCGAGAAGGCCTCGAAGCTGCTCGACGATGCCGGCTGGAAGCCCGGCGCGGACGGCATCCGCGAGAAGGACGGCAAGAAGCTGAAGCTGCTGTACCAGACCTCGATCAACGGCCCGCGCCAGAAGACCCAGGCGATCATCAAGCAGGCCTGCCAGAAGGCCGGCATCGACGTCGAGCTGAAATCGGTCGTCGCCTCCGTGTTCTTCTCCTCCGACGTCGCCAATCCCGATACCTATGCGCACTTCTACGCCGACCTCGAGATGTTCCAGATCCCGCTGAGCCAGCCGGATCCGGCGCAGCACATGCGCCGCTATCTGTCGACCCTCGTCGCCACCAAGGAAAACAAGTGGCAGGGCACGAACTTCCCGCGGTGGGTCAACAAGGATTACGACGCGACCATCGAAGCCGCCGAGAGCGAGATGGATCCGGTCAAGCGCGCGGCGCTCTACATCAAGGCCAACGATCTCATGTACCAGGACACCGTGTTCATCCCGGTGCAGCATCGGCTGAAGGTGGAGGCGGCAGCCAACAATCTGCGCCCGATCATCAGCGGATGGGCCAACGAAACCGACAATCTGCACGACTGGTACCGCGAGGAATGA